The DNA segment TCATTGCCTACCAGGAAGTACTGAACCGGACACCTGAGAATTCGAAAGCATGGATGGCGCTGGGACTGGTTTTCAATGAACTCAGGCAGTCTGGGGAGGCTCGCGATGCGCTTGAGAAGGCGATTGCCAGCGATCCGGAAAACTCTCGTCCTTATGCGGAGCTGGCGGCGCTGCACGAGGACCTTAATCAGTTGGAGGAGGGGATGACGGTAGCCCTGCAAGGGTTGGCGATCGACCCAAGGGATCCTAGGATCAACCTGGAGATCGCCAAGTTTGACAGGCGCAATGGAGATATCAAACAGGCGATAGACCGCCTTGAGAGATTCGATTTGTCGGCAATGGATCACCGCCTGGGACAGCAGTTCAGTTATGAACTCGGTCTTGGGAAAGACCGCGCCGGGGAGTTTGAGCAGGCTTTCGAACTATTCGAGGCGGCCAATCGCCATGGCCGGATGAACGAAAGGCTGCAACAAGTCGACGCGCAGCGGTTCCTCAAGAAAATCGACGACTTGCATGCATTTTTCGAACGCGAGGATACCGGTAGCTGGCCCGTGCCGGAGCCCGTCGATCCGTCTGATACGCCGGTATTCCTTTTCGGTTTTCCGAGGTCCGGAACGACACTGACGGATCTGCTTCTCGATGGTCACCCGATGATACAAACGCTCGAGGAGAAACCGACCATCAACGCCGTCGAGATGGCGATCGCCGGCGACCAGCCCGGCTACCCGGAAAAATTGAAAAGCCTGGATAGCGGTGAATTGGCAAAGCTGAGACAAATCTATTTTGCCGAAGTTGACAAGCATGTCGAGCGGGACAAAAAAATGATTATCGTCGACAAGCTGCCGATTCGTACGGTGCATGCGGGATTAATCTGGCGGCTGTTCCCCGACTCGAAAATCGTGTTTTCCGCGCGCCACCCTTGCGATGTCTGCCTGTCCTGCTTCATGCAGCAGTTCAACAGCAATGACGCCTTTGCCAACTTCTTCAGCCTTGAAGACACGGTCAACATCTATGACAAGGTAATGCGGCTGTGGCAGACCTATGTCGGCAGGCTGGCCTTGAATGTGCACATGGTGCGCTACGAGGATCTGGTCGGAGATCTTGAGCAACAGGCAAGAAACCTGCTCCGTTTCCTTGGCGTAGCCTGGCGGCCGGAAGTGCTGGCATTCAATGAGAAAGCAAAACAACGAGGACGCATTGCGACCAATAGTTATCATCAGGTTACCGAACCGCTATACCAGCGAGCCGTGGGCCGCTGGTTGTCCTATGCGGACAAGTTAGAACCTTTCATGGCGATCCTCGAGCCACACATACACTACTTCGGCTACAAAGACGCCTGAGTGGACCGTTCAGCGTGGCGCCGGCAGGCCGGCTATCCGCCGTTTGTCGGCAAGCGAGGCCGGTGGCGGAGAGTAGAATGGACTGTCCTCAGGCCATGGCCTGACGGCGGTCATGCCCTGCCGGTATCGTACCAGGTTGTCCTGCGCGAATCTTTTGGCCCCTCCGCCGGGCATATTGGTCAGCAGCGACTGCTGTAACCGGATCGCTTCGCTGGTTTCACCGTTGGCCGTGAGCACCATGGCCAGCGTTTCAGCACTGTCCAGGCTACGCAGGGTTTCGAACATTTGCCTCGCCAGCGCCAGCCATCGCCGTTTGTCCACCAACACAGCCGGCGGGCAACTCGAGCCCGAACGGATCAGACCCTGATTCAAGGTGCCGGAGTTCGCCTGCCGGGTCAGCGCACGTTCCATGGCCGCGACCGCAGCAAGACAATCACCGCTCGCGTGCAGGGACAGCGCCAGTCTGAACAACAACAGCACATCGACATTGTCGGCGTCATCGATTTGCTGGAACAGTTCGACGGCCTGCTTGAATTGTTTCTGCCGCATGCGCAGATTGGCCAGCAACAACTTTGGCGGTTCGGCTTGTGGATCGCCGGCGATCGCGATCAGGTAATGCTTCGCGGCCTGGTTATCGTCACCGGTGTCCTCGAGCAGGCGGGCCTTGCTGTAGTGCGCTTTGGCGGAATCCGGGTCGAATTCCAGCGACAGCTCGACTTGTACCCTTGCCTGGTCGGACTTGCCAAGCAGCTCAAGCACCCACGACAGGGCCAGATGCGTGGTGGCG comes from the Pseudomonadota bacterium genome and includes:
- a CDS encoding tetratricopeptide repeat protein, which gives rise to MTDPKNPHAEITRHYALGESAHQHGRLEEARQHFVAALRLDPEHTDALHSLGSIDAALGEFDDAERLVRKAIAINPMQAGFLNTLGNILRARRKYQEAAAVYQQALQLQPGLAVAHNSLGMVFKEQGNHEQAIECYFKALELDPENAAVYNNLGRVLNNRRKFDEAADAFLRALTIRPRFAEVHNNLGHVYRAQGKLDKAEECFRNAISCDAELAGAYHNLGTVLMMRSRPLDAADAFSTAFRLNPGDLLSRLNEGISLHTAGNLSAAVIAYQEVLNRTPENSKAWMALGLVFNELRQSGEARDALEKAIASDPENSRPYAELAALHEDLNQLEEGMTVALQGLAIDPRDPRINLEIAKFDRRNGDIKQAIDRLERFDLSAMDHRLGQQFSYELGLGKDRAGEFEQAFELFEAANRHGRMNERLQQVDAQRFLKKIDDLHAFFEREDTGSWPVPEPVDPSDTPVFLFGFPRSGTTLTDLLLDGHPMIQTLEEKPTINAVEMAIAGDQPGYPEKLKSLDSGELAKLRQIYFAEVDKHVERDKKMIIVDKLPIRTVHAGLIWRLFPDSKIVFSARHPCDVCLSCFMQQFNSNDAFANFFSLEDTVNIYDKVMRLWQTYVGRLALNVHMVRYEDLVGDLEQQARNLLRFLGVAWRPEVLAFNEKAKQRGRIATNSYHQVTEPLYQRAVGRWLSYADKLEPFMAILEPHIHYFGYKDA